A portion of the Bacteroidales bacterium genome contains these proteins:
- a CDS encoding DUF4249 domain-containing protein, with protein MKNTVAITFLVLLVYSCTERIDVKLDEQEYARIVVEGNISTDTTAHIVKLTKTADYFVNEPAEPVSGALVTISSDADFFELTETPENSGIYLTAPDVYGKVGSEYRLRIVLDEEIGGAKEFEAISKIYPINEVDSIDLKFYEYWGEDGFYEVQCFVWDPPTEDFYMFETYINGRLVTDSISKVFVVDDLLYNGNYTNGIGVGYFDQSLSYEKIVPGDTVKLKISRLTKDHSEFIFRVQEEISYQSPLFSGPPANVNGNISNGGFGFFGAYSASYSTTVLENPSKQ; from the coding sequence ATGAAAAATACAGTTGCAATAACATTCCTGGTTCTTTTGGTTTATTCCTGCACCGAACGCATTGATGTAAAACTCGATGAGCAGGAGTATGCCCGCATTGTAGTGGAAGGCAATATTTCGACCGATACCACTGCACACATCGTTAAACTGACAAAAACTGCCGATTATTTCGTCAACGAGCCGGCTGAGCCGGTAAGTGGGGCGCTGGTGACCATTTCAAGTGATGCTGATTTTTTCGAGCTCACCGAAACCCCTGAAAATTCAGGAATTTACCTGACAGCACCTGATGTGTATGGAAAAGTCGGCAGCGAATACCGGCTGAGGATCGTCCTGGATGAGGAAATAGGCGGTGCAAAGGAATTTGAAGCTATCTCCAAAATTTATCCTATTAACGAAGTCGACTCCATCGATTTGAAATTTTATGAGTACTGGGGCGAAGATGGTTTTTACGAAGTACAATGTTTTGTTTGGGATCCGCCAACTGAGGATTTCTACATGTTTGAAACCTATATCAACGGACGTTTGGTCACCGATTCGATCAGTAAGGTTTTTGTGGTTGACGATCTGCTTTACAATGGCAACTATACTAATGGCATTGGAGTAGGATACTTTGATCAAAGCCTGAGCTACGAAAAAATTGTTCCGGGCGATACGGTGAAACTAAAAATATCGAGGTTGACCAAAGACCATTCAGAATTTATTTTCAGGGTACAGGAAGAAATCAGCTACCAATCGCCACTTTTCAGCGGGCCACCGGCGAATGTTAACGGCAACATTTCAAACGGAGGATTTGGGTTTTTTGGAGCTTACTCTGCAAGTTACTCTACCACTGTTTTAGAAAATCCTTCCAAACAATAA